The following proteins come from a genomic window of Rattus norvegicus strain BN/NHsdMcwi chromosome 8, GRCr8, whole genome shotgun sequence:
- the Prr23a2 gene encoding proline rich 23A, member 2, with product MLHLRPRSPSADPASCWSPQASAPSPAKRRRLHQEPARPEPLAQPELEEPAGTASSALTSVVFLAAGCALQLPLDGVDLLLEPEPTSALQVSLQGHTILLVPEGLLTEPQPEQPGFVATSPQGAAPQDMPQDHLLGFQQEAFCEYFYQEGVCDEDADMDILGSWASPPAGQATGSLSSITGVLSPWSQGGVPEPCLLVPSTGAEQYYQSSIEELDSYLLGPCPGSPLQPLPASPLSSQEQRSPRPPRSPRPPCKARKRLFYD from the coding sequence ATGCTGCACCTAAGGCCCCGCAGCCCCAGCGCTGACCCCGCGTCCTGCTGGTCACCACAGGCATCAGCACCCAGCCCTGCCAAGCGCCGCCGCCTCCACCAGGAGCCCGCACGCCCCGAGCCCCTGGCTCAGCCCGAGCTGGAAGAGCCCGCCGGGACGGCCAGCAGCGCGCTCACCTCCGTGGTGTTCCTGGCTGCCGGCTGCGCCCTGCAGCTGCCCCTGGACGGCGTCGACCTGCTGCTAGAGCCTGAGCCCACCTCGGCCCTGCAAGTGTCGCTCCAAGGACACACCATCCTCCTGGTTCCCGAGGGACTCCTGACAGAACCCCAGCCAGAACAGCCTGGATTCGTGGCCACCAGCCCGCAAGGAGCCGCTCCCCAGGACATGCCCCAGGATCACCTTCTCGGCTTCCAGCAAGAAGCCTTCTGTGAGTACTTCTACCAAGAGGGTGTCTGTGATGAGGATGCAGACATGGACATCTTGGGGTCCTGGGCTAGCCCTCCAGCTGGTCAGGCTACTGGGAGCCTTTCTTCCATCACCGGGGTGCTCAGTCCTTGGTCTCAGGGCGGCGTCCCAGAGCCATGTCTTCTGGTGCCTTCCACTGGAGCAGAGCAATATTACCAGAGCTCCATCGAGGAACTGGACAGCTACCTGCTGGGACCCTGCCCTGGCTCACCACTGCAGCCTCTGCCTGCATCTCCTCTGAGTTCCCAAGAGCAGCGTTCGCCACGCCCTCCAAGATCTCCAAGGCCCCCTTGCAAGGCCCGGAAGCGACTGTTCTATGACTGA